The Clarias gariepinus isolate MV-2021 ecotype Netherlands chromosome 7, CGAR_prim_01v2, whole genome shotgun sequence genome includes a window with the following:
- the fzd9b gene encoding frizzled-9b yields MWGYIYIFFFFIHKISTMEASALKLVISLCCQLMVTAYTLEISAYDFERGRPAKCEPITIPMCQGIGYNMTRMPNFMDHDNQKEAEIKLNEFAPLVEYGCDANLRFFLCSLFAPMCADEVSTSIPACKPMCEQARQKCSPIMEKFNYPWPDSLNCSKLPIRNDPNALCMEAPENDTKPEPKKGEGMLPVPPRPKQPGPGSGRPGGPVGVCENPEKFQYVEKSESCAPRCSSAVDVFWSRQDKDFAFIWMAVWSTLCFVSTSFTVLTFLLDPHRFQYPERPIIFLSMCYNVYSVAFIIRSVAGAENIACDRENGELYIIQEGLESTGCTIVFLILYYFGMASSIWWVILTLTWFLAAGKKWGHEAIESHSSYFHMAAWGIPALKTIVILTMRRVAGDELTGLCYVGSMDVGALTGFVLVPLSCYLVIGTSFILTGFVALFHIRKVMKTEGTNTEKLEKLMVKIGIYSILYTVPATCVIICYFYERLNMDYWKFRGLESKCTTFPGRRNEDCSLETSVPTVAVFMLKIFMSLVVGITSGVWVWSSKTLQTWQGLCSRKLADRTNRKPCSGGSCSSSHCHYKAPAVVLHMSKTDPYSDCPTHV; encoded by the coding sequence ATgtggggatatatatatatatttttttttttcattcataaaaTCTCCACCATGGAAGCTTCAGCATTAAAGCTTGTCATTTCTCTCTGTTGCCAGCTCATGGTCACAGCCTACACTCTGGAGATAAGTGCTTATGACTTCGAGAGAGGGAGACCAGCTAAATGTGAGCCGATCACCATCCCGATGTGCCAGGGCATCGGATACAACATGACCCGGATGCCCAACTTCATGGACCACGACAATCAAAAGGAGGCAGAGATTAAGCTGAATGAATTTGCCCCGCTCGTGGAGTACGGCTGTGATGCCAACTTGCGTTTCTTCCTCTGCTCTCTCTTCGCACCCATGTGCGCGGACGAGGTGTCCACGTCCATCCCCGCCTGTAAACCCATGTGCGAACAGGCGCGTCAGAAGTGCTCTCCGATTATGGAGAAGTTTAATTATCCCTGGCCGGATTCTTTGAACTGCTCTAAACTGCCTATCAGGAACGACCCGAACGCGTTGTGCATGGAAGCGCCGGAGAACGACACCAAACCAGAGCCTAAGAAAGGAGAAGGGATGCTTCCGGTGCCTCCACGACCCAAACAACCCGGGCCGGGAAGCGGCCGTCCAGGGGGCCCCGTGGGGGTCTGCGAGAACCCGGAGAAATTTCAGTATGTGGAGAAGAGTGAGTCTTGTGCGCCGCGTTGCTCCTCAGCCGTAGATGTGTTCTGGTCCAGACAGGACAAAGATTTCGCATTCATCTGGATGGCTGTGTGGTCCACTTTGTGTTTCGTTTCTACATCTTTCACAGTCCTCACCTTCCTCCTGGACCCTCATCGCTTTCAATATCCTGAGAGGCCGATCATCTTCCTCTCCATGTGCTATAATGTTTACTCTGTAGCCTTCATCATCCGCTCAGTCGCTGGAGCAGAGAACATTGCTTGTGATCGTGAGAACGGGGAACTTTATATTATCCAAGAGGGGCTCGAGAGCACTGGTTGCACCATAGTCTTCCTCATTTTGTACTATTTCGGCATGGCGAGTTCAATCTGGTGGGTCATTCTTACCCTCACTTGGTTCCTGGCTGCAGGAAAAAAATGGGGTCATGAAGCCATCGAGTCTCACAGCAGCTACTTTCATATGGCCGCCTGGGGCATACCTGCATTAAAGACTATAGTCATCCTCACAATGAGGAGGGTGGCAGGTGACGAGTTGACAGGGCTGTGCTATGTGGGCAGCATGGATGTAGGGGCGCTAACGGGCTTCGTCCTGGTGCCACTTTCCTGCTACCTCGTCATCGGAACGTCGTTTATCCTCACTGGCTTCGTGGCACTTTTCCACATACGGAAGGTGATGAAAACCGAAGGTACCAACACAGAGAAGCTGGAAAAGCTAATGGTCAAGATTGGCATCTACTCCATTCTTTACACCGTTCCTGCGACATGCGTCATCATCTGCTACTTCTACGAACGCCTCAATATGGACTACTGGAAATTCAGAGGTCTGGAAAGCAAGTGCACAACCTTTCCAGGCAGAAGGAACGAGGACTGCAGTCTGGAAACGTCCGTGCCCACGGTGGCTGTGTTCATGCTAAAGATCTTCATGTCGCTGGTGGTAGGCATCACCAGTGGTGTATGGGTGTGGAGCTCCAAGACATTGCAGACCTGGCAGGGGCTGTGTAGCCGGAAACTGGCGGACAGGACTAACAGGAAGCCCTGCAGTGGAGGGAGCTGCAGTAGCAGCCACTGCCATTACAAAGCCCCAGCCGTGGTACTGCACATGTCCAAGACTGACCCCTACTCAGACTGCCCCACGCATGTATGA